The following are encoded in a window of Arctopsyche grandis isolate Sample6627 chromosome 4, ASM5162203v2, whole genome shotgun sequence genomic DNA:
- the LOC143911317 gene encoding uncharacterized protein LOC143911317, whose translation MHFNRYSGEKKNLNRWNQTWSRTIFLMYFVVIFPVAQSYSDLQKQKSLSFVPRCTTSIAENDFYQIDCDSADENYLTSMLEVEVENFPNGEKTIDFLIIRDLTVKSRKLSQNWINTTIFRISTLYMLSPGIDRIENNAFKGFAFEELKLLRLKDFKTDTLEEGTFEGLNILEQLEILGGEIKHIKENALKAIAPNLIRLTIMEMRLPFNVTNLTGSVPLPKIDVIQFFSNDTSFDAESFSQAGNATYVFLAYHKNLHIGCGTFEKMPSLELLYLNYNRLTTLDSCIFGEEAISRLRENSLSIDFNEWNCDCDLNWLKQLKIENKIYGDARCASHSNLPFEEVNFCDHAT comes from the exons ATGCATTTTAATAG ATATTCGGGGGAAAAGAAAAATCTCAACCGGTGGAATCAAACATGGTCTAGAACGATTTTCTTGATGTATTTCGTTGTCATTTTCCCAGTAGCTCAGTCATATTCTGacttacaaaaacaaaaatcccTGTCATTTGTACCAAGGTGTACCACTTCTATtgctgaaaatgatttttaccAAATCGATTGTGATTCTGCCGACGAAAATTACTTGACATCAATGTTAGAAGTAGAAGTTGAG aatttCCCAAACGGAGAAAAAACCATAGATTTCCTCATCATTAGAGACCTGACTGTTAAAAGTAGAAAACTGTCACAAAATTGGATTAATACAACAATCTTTAGAATTTCAACGCTTTACATGCTTTCACCGGGAATCGACAGAATTGAGAACAATGCGTTTAAAGGATTTGCTTTCGAAGAATTGAAACTTTTGCGTCTCAAAGATTTCAAAACTGATACATTAGAAGAAGGCACTTTTGAGGGTCTAAATATTTTGGAGCAGTTGGAAATACTTGGAGGCGAAATTAAACACATAAAAGAAAACGCTTTAAAAGCGATTGCACCAAATTTGATTCGTTTGACCATAATGGAAATGCGACTGCCATTTAATGTAACTAATTTAACTGGCTCAGTTCCTTTACCTAAAATCGACGTCATTCAATTCTTTTCAAATGACACGAGTTTTGATGCTGAATCATTTTCTCAGGCGGGAAACGCCACGTACGTGTTTTTGGCCTatcataaaaatttacatatcggCTGTGGAACTTTTGAGAAAATGCCATCATTAGAGTTgttgtatttaaattacaaCCGTCTTACTACATTGGATTCGTGCATTTTTGGCGAAGAAGCTATAAGCAGGCTAAGAGAGAATTCTTTATCGATTGACTTTAATGAATGGAATTGTGATTGTGATTTGAATTggttgaaacaattaaaaattgaaaataaaatttatggcgATGCAAGGTGTGCGTCACATTCGAATCTTCCTTTCGAGGAAGTCAATTTTTGCGACCATGCAACATAA
- the LOC143911312 gene encoding uncharacterized protein LOC143911312, with protein MKSINNAVINYYDKSLICSNKATHSLSERWPKKSDALISNTMAFIGYCAANGRSTRIRKMSGIIFLFYFAIIFPVTQSYAVQKYEQKSSFAPRCFDGNEGGLFFIECDNVNVNDLTAMIEEQIKNSTIGGSTIGILRLRNLSIENGKLSQNWINTTSFRILSLRIYSSLNINRIETKAFVGYAFEKLLHLEFNIMNIDTIEEGTFEGLQSLMRLDFVFLKVNHINANALKLVAPTLELLYVHSMVLPFNPTNLTGTVKLPQIESIVMTGNRMSNIDSGSFAQISNTPYLYLDYNKIENIGCGAFQNMTMLTRLSLIRNGLTTLDSCVFGEETISNLQPYTLNLGENKWNCNCDLDWLKQLKINNKVVDDPTCASHSNLPFEDVNFCEEED; from the exons ATGAAATCAATCAACAATGCtgtgattaattattatgataaatcACTTATTTGTTCAAACAAAGCCACACATTCACTCTCAGAAAGGTGGCCGAAGAAATCGGACGCTTTGATATCAAACACCATGGCGTTTATCGG ATACTGTGCGGCGAATGGAAGATCAACCCGGATCAGAAAAATGTCCGGAattattttcctattttatttcGCGATTATATTTCCTGTAACCCAGTCCTACGCAGTCCAAAAGTATGaacaaaaatcttcatttgcaCCGAGATGCTTTGACGGTAATGAAGGTGGATTATTCTTTATTGAATGTGATAATGTAAACGTAAATGACTTAACAGCGATGATAGAAGAACAAATTaag AATTCTACCATTGGAGGGTCAACCATTGGTATTCTGCGTTTGCGAAATTTATCGATTGAGAACGGAAAATTATCCCAGAATTGGATTAATACAACAAGCTTCCGTATTTTAAGTCTTCGAATATATTCATCATTGAATATTAACAGGATTGAAACCAAGGCATTTGTGGGATATGCTTTCGAAAAGTTGCTACATTTagaatttaatattatgaaCATTGATACAATAGAAGAAGGAACATTTGAAGGCCTGCAATCGTTGATGAGACtggattttgtttttttgaaagtcAATCACATCAACGCAAACGCTTTGAAACTTGTAGCACCTACATTAGAATTATTGTACGTGCATTCAATGGTATTGCCATTTAATCCAACCAATTTAACTGGAACTGTCAAACTACCTCAAATTGAATCCATTGTAATGACTGGCAATAGAATGTCAAATATCGACTCTGGATCGTTCGCCCAAATATCAAACACTCCGTATTTGTATTTGgactataataaaattgaaaatatcggCTGTGGAGCTTTCCAGAATATGACAATGTTGACCCGGTTGTCTTTGATTAGGAATGGTCTTACTACGTTAGATTCTTGCGTTTTCGGTGAGGAGACTATAAGTAATTTACAACCATACACTTTGAATCTGGGGGAAAATAAATGGAATTGCAACTGTGATTTGGACTGGttgaaacaattgaaaattaacaataaagtcGTAGATGATCCAACGTGTGCGTCACATTCAAATCTACCTTTCGAAGACGTCAATTTTTGCGAGGAGGAAGATTAA
- the LOC143911328 gene encoding uncharacterized protein LOC143911328 — protein MIWLICFVVIFPVAQSNIHLKNQKIAPFAENCNTATISKNEYHISCISVNVANLTAMIEAEVYNFPNGKQTIDTLLIENLVVENRKLSQNWLNTTAFRILRLDLISAEIDSIQNNAFKGFAFAELTHLRLEDMKIDTLQEGTFGSLKLVEDFEIYKCAIKHINENVLKEFAPNLVNLTVMEMQYTLNVTNITGTVPLPNLTNVQIAFNGLEDLDAGSFSHMKNVKNLYLNSNKIFEISCETFDKMTSLEKLYLNDNLLSTLDSCVFGNEVISRLGENALRIGGNKWDCNCDLDWLIQLKIQKKIQDNPTCALSFDDAIFCEEKI, from the exons ATGATTTGGTTAATATGTTTTGTGGTGATTTTTCCGGTAGCGCAATCCAATATCcacttgaaaaatcaaaaaatagcacCATTTGCTGAAAATTGCAACACTGCTACTATTTCGAAAAATGAATATCATATCAGTTGCATTAGTGTCAACGTAGCTAACTTGACAGCTATGATAGAAGCAGAAGTTTAC aatTTTCCAAATGGGAAACAAACCATAGATACactattaattgaaaatttagtgGTAGAAAACAGAAAACTGTCTCAAAATTGGCTTAATACAACAGCCTTCCGAATTTTGAGACTTGACCTAATTTCAGCCGAAATCGACAGCATTCAAAACAATGCATTTAAAGGATTTGCGTTCGCAGAATTGACACACTTGCGTCTAGAAGACATGAAAATTGATACGCTACAAGAGGGCACTTTTGGAAGTCTAAAATTAGTGGAAgactttgaaatatataaatgcgCAATAAAGCACATAAACGAAAACGTTTTGAAAGAATTTGCACCGAATTTGGTCAATTTAACCGTAATGGAAATGCAATATACCCTCAACGTAACCAATATTACCGGTACGGTTCCTTTACCTAATCTAACGAATGTTCAAATCGCATTTAATGGCTTAGAAGATTTAGACGCTGGATCATTCTCTCATATGAAAAATGTCAAGAATTTGTATTTGAACTCtaataaaatattcgaaattaGCTGTGAAACTTTCGATAAGATGACATCGTTGgaaaaattgtatttgaatgATAACCTACTAAGTACATTGGATTCTTGCGTTTTTGGTAATGAAGTTATAAGTAGATTAGGAGAAAACGCTTTAAGAATTGGTGGTAATAAATgggattgtaattgtgatttggACTGgttaattcaattgaaaattcagaaaaaaattcaagacaaCCCAACGTGTGCGTTGTCTTTCGACGATGCCATTTTTTGcgaggaaaaaatataa
- the LOC143911304 gene encoding uncharacterized protein LOC143911304 isoform X1 codes for MRMKQNILTVTASEKKENYLVEKTRSAQWNQILAGIVCVVGFIVIFGLTLYISITKSNECASNKSQPHNNFSKTYQSVSKCRTTQSTLICTINCNNIALTDHLTGLLEDEFEKFPNCNYLEKELNIEGMLVVNGVITQNWINTNKFSIKKLRISSKNIINVEDDSFNGQAFEELEILSLVLMKIEVLQEGTFRGLQMLKELNLQRCTVKQINEKALLHVASSLQTLLVHEMQLEFNPKNLTGSILLPGISTIDFSYNKLGKNLKRESISHVGHNLVQIYLLSSQIEQIGCGTFEKMTSLKQIFLSGNMLSTLEPCVFGETVINNLPIGAIYINQNYWNCDCCLLWLKQLRIQKKIAGNPTCQSNHSLPFEAVEFCNEDFPNCPSKPEESTTTTTTTTTITTTSTQEYEDTTSATSSEESTTITTTITTTSTTTRESENTTLVTDSEESTLGETLTSPEGSSNTINLKCYVNQNDSQTTIFQYNYTYINFDLTSKGDKKFQIKIDSIMNNNDAIIWFEGRSDPNKTFCRTNFKTDSEFDVDDLEQGISYIFCYLHNGRILSPWNCKSKSTPPPFSLRPWIINEDKAFIIGIITFMLLICVFLGAVIVFIAIRKNPSLLRGSKRVVMVKKSDAIVMPAKFKAEEKCAEFKRDVTARTSFRRTTFRRSVSETSIMSGSYVSAAEPTTVQLLNWRLERLRSRNNNEKVIMESVTPPPLAARPGVSNFPDDYDSFSGISMA; via the exons ATGCGGATGAAACAAAATATACTTACTGTCACCGCATCTGAAAAAAAGGAAAA CTATTTAGTGGAAAAAACAAGATCGGCGCAATGGAATCAGATATTGGCGGGGATAGTTTGCGTTGTTGGTTTTATAGTGATTTTTGGATTGACTTTGTACATTTCCATTACCAAGAGTAATGAATGTGCTTCCAATAAATCTCAACCACACAACAATTTTTCAAAGACATATCAAAGTGTGTCCAAATGCCGCACTACGCAAAGTACTCTAATTTGTACTATCAATTGTAATAACATCGCATTAACAGACCATTTAACAGGCCTTTTAGAAGACGAATTTGAG aaaTTTCCAAATTGCAATTATTTGGAAAAAGAACTCAACATAGAAGGAATGTTAGTTGTAAATGGAGTGATAACTCAAAATTGGATCAACACGaacaaattttcaatcaaaaaactgagAATATCATCCAAAAACATCATTAACGTCGAAGACGATTCGTTCAACGGACAAGCCTTCGAAGAATTGGAAATTTTGAGCTtggttttaatgaaaattgaaGTTTTGCAAGAGGGAACTTTCAGAGGTTTACAAATGCTTAAAGAATTGAATTTACAAAGATGCACCGTCAAACAGATCAACGAAAAAGCTCTGCTACACGTTGCATCCTCTTTGCAAACGTTACTAGTACATGAGATGCAATTAGAATTCAATCCAAAAAATTTAACCGGATCAATTCTATTGCCCGGTATTTCGACCATCGATTTCAGTTATAACAAATTGGGCAAGAATTTAAAAAGAGAATCGATTTCACATGTCGGTCACAATCTTGTGCAGATTTATTTGTTAAGCAGTCAAATTGAACAGATAGGCTGTGGCACTTTCGAGAAGATGACGTCACTGAAGCAGATCTTTCTCTCTGGAAATATGCTTAGTACATTAGAACCGTGTGTTTTCGGAGAAACAGTCATAAATAATTTGCCGATTGGAGCTATCTATATAAACCAAAATTATTGGAACTGTGACTGTTGTTTGCTTTGGTTGAAGCAATtgagaatacaaaaaaaaatcgccggAAACCCAACGTGCCAATCAAACCATTCTTTGCCTTTTGAAGCAGTCGAATTTTGCAATGAAGATTTTCCAAATTGTCCTTCAAAGCCTGAGGAATCAACAaccactactactactactactactataaCTACTACTAGTACTCAAGAATACGAAGATACAACATCGGCAACAAGTTCAGAAGAGTCAACAACCATCACTACTACTATAACTACTACTTCTACTACTACTCGAGAATCCGAAAATACAACATTGGTAACAGATTCAGAAGAATCAACACTAGGAGAAACATTGACGTCTCCCGAAGGATCATCGAATACAATAAACTTAAAATGCTATGTGAATCAAAACGATAGTCAAACTACAATCTTCcaatacaactatacatatataaacttcgACCTCACAAGCAAAGgggataaaaaatttcaaataaaaatcgatTCAATAATGAATAATAACGATGCTATAATCTGGTTTGAAGGTAGAAGCGACCCCAATAAGACCTTCTGCCGGACCAACTTCAAAACTGATAGCGAATTCGATGTCGATGACCTGGAACAAGGAATATCCTATATATTTTGCTACTTGCACAATGGACGGATACTATCACCGTGGAATTGCAAATCGAAATCTACGCCACCACCATTTTCCCTACGACCTTGGATAATCAACGAAGACAAAGCTTTCATAATCGGCATTATCACATTCATGCTCTTGATATGCGTCTTTCTAGGAGCTGTGATAGTTTTCATAGCGATCAGAAAGAACCCATCGCTGCTTCGAGGCAGTAAAAGAGTGGTTATGGTGAAAAAATCCGATGCAATCGTGATGCCGGCTAAATTTAAAGCCGAGGAAAAGTGTGCCGAGTTTAAGCGAGATGTGACAGCTAGGACATCGTTCAGAAGGACCACTTTTAGAAGGAGCGTCTCTGAAACGAGTATAATGAGTGGAAGCTACGTGTCAGCAGCTGAGCCTACTACTGTTCAATTGTTGAATTGGAGATTGGAAAGGTTGAGGAgtcgaaataataatgaaaaagtcATAATGGAATCAGTCACACCCCCTCCACTTGCGGCTCGTCCTGGAGTTTCGAACTTTCCCGATGATTATGATAGTTTTTCGGGAATATCAATGGCTTAA
- the LOC143911324 gene encoding uncharacterized protein LOC143911324 gives MASPRYQSLTRVIFLICFSVIFPISQSYTVQNYYEKPINIKSTKCDTYAIDLYYIVKCINVNANFLSTMIEEEVETFPNDKRSIDYLLVQNLSVENGRLSQGWINTTNYRILELHVIDTKIESIENNAFKGFAFEELILLLIQNMKIDTLEEGTFEGLLSLSQLKIFNCEINHINENVLRAVAPNLQTLSLANMILPLNPTNLTGTVPLPKLNHVYMSFNEMTSLDAGSFSQIENVELLYVYLNQIKHVGCGTFEKMKSLTLLWLQRNLLTTLDPCVFGDEAINNLRKDVLTIGKNEWNCNCDLAWLKQLKIENKIQDNPTCASHSNLPFEKVNFCEEES, from the exons ATGGCTTCTCCGAG ATATCAATCGTTGACtagagtgatttttttaatatgtttctcAGTGATCTTTCCAATATCTCAATCCTATACAGTccaaaattattatgaaaagcctataaatataaaatcaacaaaatgcGACACTTATGCCATtgatttatattacattgtCAAGTGCATTAATGTCAATGCAAATTTCTTGTCAACAATGATAGAAGAAGAAGTTGAG ACTTTTCCAAACGACAAACGCTCCATAGATTATCTCTTAGTTCAAAACTTATCAGTTGAAAACGGAAGGTTATCCCAAGGCTGGATAAATACAACAAATTATCGCATATTAGAACTACACGTAATTGATACGAAAATCGAAAGCATTGAGAACAACGCATTTAAAGGATTTGCTTTCGAAGAATTGATATTATTACtaatacaaaatatgaaaattgataCGTTAGAAGAGGGCACATTCGAAGGCCTGCTATCATTGAgccaattgaaaatatttaattgtgaaATTAATCACATCAATGAAAACGTTCTAAGAGCTGTAGCACCTAATTTGCAAACGTTATCTCTGGCAAATATGATATTGCCCTTGAATCCGACCAACTTAACTGGAACAGTTCCATTACCTAAACTCAATCATGTTTACATGTCTTTCAACGAAATGACAAGCTTAGACGCTGGATCGTTCTCTCAGATTGAAAATGTAGAGTTGCTATATGTATACTTGAATCAAATCAAACATGTCGGCTGTGGAACTTTCGAGAAAATGAAGTCCTTGACTCTTTTATGGTTGCAAAGGAATCTTCTGACTACGTTGGATCCATGTGTTTTTGGTGATGAGGCTATAAACAACCTGAGAAAAGACGTTTTAACAATCGGTAAAAATGAATGGAATTGTAACTGCGATTTGGCAtggttaaaacaattaaaaattgaaaataaaattcaggACAATCCGACTTGTGCGTCACACTCAAATCTACCTTTCGAAAAAGTTAATTTTTGTGAAGAGGAATCTTAA
- the LOC143911322 gene encoding uncharacterized protein LOC143911322, with translation MKAMAITRNLLKKGILVQWDQTFSGMIIFICILAAFPVTESYTNLKETEKAPFAANCVTDVIESIDDEDKYVVHCTGVNVKDLTAMLEKEVENFENGTRSIDYLLIESLAVDTKKLSEKWIDTTSFRIKLLKIISAKIDSIEINAFKGFAFETVTDLYIHNTKINTLEEGTFEGLQSVTILEIYKCEVILIKENALKAIAPTLQQLGIQYIPLNPINLTGTFPFPQLTKLEIHHTKMPKLDSASFSRMEKAEIVYVGSNEIQHIDCGTFEKMKSLKTVSVQKNLLTALDSCVFGNDVINSLEYIWIDGNSWNCICELEWLKDLRILDRPKCASHSDKPFDDVEFCEET, from the exons ATGAAAGCCATGGCTATAACGAG AAATTTGTTGAAAAAAGGAATATTAGTCCAGTGGGATCAAACATTCTCTGGAATGATTATCTTTATTTGTATATTGGCAGCTTTTCCGGTAACTGAGTCCTATACCAATTTGAAAGAAACAGAAAAAGCTCCATTTGCAGCCAATTGTGTCACTGATGTTATAGAAAGTATAGACGATGAAGATAAGTACGTGGTCCATTGCACTGGGGtcaacgtaaaagacttaactGCAATGTTAGAAAAGGAAGTTGAA aATTTTGAAAATGGGACGCGATCTATAGATTATCTCCTTATAGAAAGCTTAGCTGTAGATACTAAAAAACTATCGGAAAAATGGATCGACACAACAAGTTTCCGTATAAAGCTGCTAAAAATAATTTCAGCGAAAATCGACAGCATTGAGATCAACGCATTTAAAGGATTCGCCTTTGAAACAGTGActgatttatatatacacaacACAAAAATCAACACATTAGAAGAGGGCACTTTTGAGGGCTTGCAATCTGTGACTATATTGGAAATATACAAATGCGAAGTAATTCTCATAAAAGAAAACGCTTTAAAAGCAATAGCACCCACATTGCAACAGTTGGGTATCCAATATATCCCCCTTAATCCGATCAATTTAACCGGAACATTTCCTTTTCCCCAACTTACGAAACTCGAAATACATCACACAAAAATGCCAAAATTAGACTCTGCATCTTTCTCTCGCATGGAAAAAGCTGAAATCGTATATGTGGGCTCGAACGAAATTCAGCACATCGACTGTGGAACTTTCGAGAAGATGAAATCATTGAAGACAGTGTCTGTGCAGAAAAATCTTTTGACAGCATTGGATTCGTGCGTGTTTGGCAATGACGTAATAAATAGTCTGGAATATATATGGATCGATGGAAATAGTTGGAATTGCATTTGCGAATTGGAATGGTTGAAAGATTTGAGAATTTTGGACAGGCCAAAATGTGCATCGCATTCGGATAAACCTTTCGATGACGTTGAATTTTGCGAAGAAACATAA
- the LOC143911327 gene encoding podocan-like, whose product MIEKEVENFPGEKHTVHYLNIENLLADNGKLTQNWINTTRFRISNLLIISMEIDNIENNAFKGYAFETLTSMYLLGLKTDTLEEGTFEGLQLLRNLTLYKMEIKHINENAFKAISPNLELLTISEMILPFNPTNLTGTIPLPKLTTVYIVNNKIVSLDAGSFSGIDNVIYLFLDWNYIKHVGCGTFEKMTSLQYFSLGANLLTTLDSCVFSDEVINSLYLMWMARNVWDCNCDLVWLKQLKLDRIIIDDPLCASHSNLLFEEVDFCEEKI is encoded by the exons ATGATAGAAAAAGAAGTTGAG aATTTCCCCGGCGAAAAGCATACCGTACACTAtctgaatattgaaaatttgttgGCAGACAACGGAAAGCTTACACAAAACTGGATTAATACGACACGCTTCCGTATATCAAACCTTCTAATAATTTCGATGGAAATCGACAACATTGAAAACAATGCATTTAAAGGATACGCTTTCGAAACGTTGACATCTATGTATCTGCTTGGATTAAAAACTGACACATTAGAAGAAGGCACGTTCGAAGGCCTTCAACTATTAAGAAATTTGACATTGTATAAGATGGAAATAAAGCACATCAACGAAAACGCTTTTAAAGCTATATCACCCAATTTGGAATTATTAACGATATCTGAGATGATATTGCCCTTCAATCCAACTAATTTAACCGGAACCATTCCTTTGCCCAAACTAACGACTGTATAtatagttaataataaaattgtaagcTTAGACGCTGGGTCGTTTTCTGGAATAGACAACGTCATCTATTTGTTTTTGGACTGGAATTATATTAAACACGTCGGCTGTGGAACTTTTGAGAAGATGACATCATTGCAGTATTTTTCTTTAGGGGCTAATCTTCTTACAACATTAGATTCTTGCGTTTTCAGTGATGAGGTAATAAATAGTCTATATTTAATGTGGATGGCGCGCAATGTATgggattgtaattgtgatttggTCTGGTTAAAACAATTGAAACTAGACAGAATAATTATCGACGATCCATTGTGTGCATCTCATTCAAATCTCCTTTTCGAAGAAGTCGATTTTTGCGAAGAGAAAATTTAA
- the LOC143911304 gene encoding uncharacterized protein LOC143911304 isoform X2 → MLVVNGVITQNWINTNKFSIKKLRISSKNIINVEDDSFNGQAFEELEILSLVLMKIEVLQEGTFRGLQMLKELNLQRCTVKQINEKALLHVASSLQTLLVHEMQLEFNPKNLTGSILLPGISTIDFSYNKLGKNLKRESISHVGHNLVQIYLLSSQIEQIGCGTFEKMTSLKQIFLSGNMLSTLEPCVFGETVINNLPIGAIYINQNYWNCDCCLLWLKQLRIQKKIAGNPTCQSNHSLPFEAVEFCNEDFPNCPSKPEESTTTTTTTTTITTTSTQEYEDTTSATSSEESTTITTTITTTSTTTRESENTTLVTDSEESTLGETLTSPEGSSNTINLKCYVNQNDSQTTIFQYNYTYINFDLTSKGDKKFQIKIDSIMNNNDAIIWFEGRSDPNKTFCRTNFKTDSEFDVDDLEQGISYIFCYLHNGRILSPWNCKSKSTPPPFSLRPWIINEDKAFIIGIITFMLLICVFLGAVIVFIAIRKNPSLLRGSKRVVMVKKSDAIVMPAKFKAEEKCAEFKRDVTARTSFRRTTFRRSVSETSIMSGSYVSAAEPTTVQLLNWRLERLRSRNNNEKVIMESVTPPPLAARPGVSNFPDDYDSFSGISMA, encoded by the coding sequence ATGTTAGTTGTAAATGGAGTGATAACTCAAAATTGGATCAACACGaacaaattttcaatcaaaaaactgagAATATCATCCAAAAACATCATTAACGTCGAAGACGATTCGTTCAACGGACAAGCCTTCGAAGAATTGGAAATTTTGAGCTtggttttaatgaaaattgaaGTTTTGCAAGAGGGAACTTTCAGAGGTTTACAAATGCTTAAAGAATTGAATTTACAAAGATGCACCGTCAAACAGATCAACGAAAAAGCTCTGCTACACGTTGCATCCTCTTTGCAAACGTTACTAGTACATGAGATGCAATTAGAATTCAATCCAAAAAATTTAACCGGATCAATTCTATTGCCCGGTATTTCGACCATCGATTTCAGTTATAACAAATTGGGCAAGAATTTAAAAAGAGAATCGATTTCACATGTCGGTCACAATCTTGTGCAGATTTATTTGTTAAGCAGTCAAATTGAACAGATAGGCTGTGGCACTTTCGAGAAGATGACGTCACTGAAGCAGATCTTTCTCTCTGGAAATATGCTTAGTACATTAGAACCGTGTGTTTTCGGAGAAACAGTCATAAATAATTTGCCGATTGGAGCTATCTATATAAACCAAAATTATTGGAACTGTGACTGTTGTTTGCTTTGGTTGAAGCAATtgagaatacaaaaaaaaatcgccggAAACCCAACGTGCCAATCAAACCATTCTTTGCCTTTTGAAGCAGTCGAATTTTGCAATGAAGATTTTCCAAATTGTCCTTCAAAGCCTGAGGAATCAACAaccactactactactactactactataaCTACTACTAGTACTCAAGAATACGAAGATACAACATCGGCAACAAGTTCAGAAGAGTCAACAACCATCACTACTACTATAACTACTACTTCTACTACTACTCGAGAATCCGAAAATACAACATTGGTAACAGATTCAGAAGAATCAACACTAGGAGAAACATTGACGTCTCCCGAAGGATCATCGAATACAATAAACTTAAAATGCTATGTGAATCAAAACGATAGTCAAACTACAATCTTCcaatacaactatacatatataaacttcgACCTCACAAGCAAAGgggataaaaaatttcaaataaaaatcgatTCAATAATGAATAATAACGATGCTATAATCTGGTTTGAAGGTAGAAGCGACCCCAATAAGACCTTCTGCCGGACCAACTTCAAAACTGATAGCGAATTCGATGTCGATGACCTGGAACAAGGAATATCCTATATATTTTGCTACTTGCACAATGGACGGATACTATCACCGTGGAATTGCAAATCGAAATCTACGCCACCACCATTTTCCCTACGACCTTGGATAATCAACGAAGACAAAGCTTTCATAATCGGCATTATCACATTCATGCTCTTGATATGCGTCTTTCTAGGAGCTGTGATAGTTTTCATAGCGATCAGAAAGAACCCATCGCTGCTTCGAGGCAGTAAAAGAGTGGTTATGGTGAAAAAATCCGATGCAATCGTGATGCCGGCTAAATTTAAAGCCGAGGAAAAGTGTGCCGAGTTTAAGCGAGATGTGACAGCTAGGACATCGTTCAGAAGGACCACTTTTAGAAGGAGCGTCTCTGAAACGAGTATAATGAGTGGAAGCTACGTGTCAGCAGCTGAGCCTACTACTGTTCAATTGTTGAATTGGAGATTGGAAAGGTTGAGGAgtcgaaataataatgaaaaagtcATAATGGAATCAGTCACACCCCCTCCACTTGCGGCTCGTCCTGGAGTTTCGAACTTTCCCGATGATTATGATAGTTTTTCGGGAATATCAATGGCTTAA